One Endozoicomonas gorgoniicola DNA window includes the following coding sequences:
- the yidC gene encoding membrane protein insertase YidC: MDLQRTLLIGAVAVVGVLTLQQWNEDYNQPARPTGEEAITGMSNISIAQSGSDMPTLSSDSAGTVTIDGNSNTSPSAQLVSVKTNTLNVQIDPAGGDIIGLNLPQYPAWLPEEDEEVPPFELLVQKSDCVSGSVTCEYTAQSALVRADGPQADNQRPLYNVRQNSFTLDDGKDTVVVELTRSTDELNLTKRYTFVRDSYDIRMDYVIENKGDTLWQDRFYAQLKRDGSEDPSTANSSAPMNTYQGAAVRSVDQPYVKLPFKDFAKSRFEQNVEGGYAAMLQLYFLTAWVPDQAQRHTYYTNLSHDQKYYFVGFIDNVAVQPGQTVTVGADLYAGPKDQDHLEQLADGLQLTKDFGWLWFLAQPLFTLLKFIHSMVGNWGWSIILLTVCVKAIFYPLNATSFRSMAKMRKLGPKMADLKEKHGEDRQKLSQAMMELYKKEKVNPMGGCLPILVQMPVFIALYWVLQESIELRQAPWLGWIHDLSQMDPYFILPLIMGGSMFAQQLLNPTPPDPVQAKVMKLMPVIFTVFFLWFPAGLVLYWITNNTLSIIQQFIITRKIEKEST; this comes from the coding sequence ATGGATCTGCAAAGAACACTCCTGATAGGCGCCGTAGCTGTTGTTGGTGTACTGACACTCCAACAATGGAACGAAGATTACAATCAACCAGCCCGACCAACCGGGGAAGAAGCAATAACAGGCATGTCTAATATCTCTATCGCACAAAGCGGTTCAGATATGCCGACACTCTCCTCCGATAGCGCAGGTACGGTTACCATTGACGGTAATAGTAATACATCGCCATCCGCTCAACTTGTCAGCGTAAAGACAAATACCCTGAATGTTCAGATTGATCCCGCCGGTGGCGATATTATCGGTCTGAACCTGCCTCAATACCCTGCCTGGCTACCGGAAGAAGATGAGGAGGTTCCTCCCTTTGAACTACTGGTACAGAAATCAGACTGCGTCAGCGGTAGTGTGACCTGCGAATACACTGCGCAGAGCGCACTGGTACGAGCGGATGGTCCACAGGCTGACAACCAGCGGCCACTGTACAACGTCAGGCAGAACAGCTTTACCCTGGATGATGGCAAGGATACCGTCGTTGTTGAGCTGACCCGTTCCACCGATGAGCTGAACCTGACCAAGCGTTATACGTTTGTCCGTGACTCCTACGATATCCGTATGGATTATGTCATTGAGAACAAGGGTGACACCCTATGGCAGGATCGCTTTTATGCACAGCTGAAGCGTGATGGCTCTGAAGACCCCAGCACCGCCAACTCCAGCGCACCGATGAACACCTATCAAGGTGCCGCTGTGCGTTCTGTGGATCAGCCTTACGTTAAACTGCCCTTCAAGGACTTTGCCAAGTCCCGCTTTGAGCAGAATGTTGAAGGCGGCTATGCGGCTATGTTGCAGTTGTACTTCCTCACGGCGTGGGTGCCGGATCAGGCACAACGTCATACCTACTACACCAACCTGTCCCATGACCAGAAGTATTACTTTGTCGGCTTTATCGACAACGTCGCTGTTCAGCCGGGCCAGACCGTTACCGTAGGTGCCGACCTTTACGCCGGTCCAAAAGATCAGGATCATCTGGAACAGCTGGCCGATGGACTCCAGCTGACCAAAGACTTTGGCTGGTTATGGTTCCTGGCTCAGCCTCTGTTTACCCTGCTGAAATTTATTCATTCCATGGTGGGTAACTGGGGCTGGTCCATTATTCTGCTGACGGTGTGTGTGAAAGCGATCTTCTATCCGCTGAACGCTACCAGCTTCCGTTCCATGGCGAAAATGCGCAAGCTGGGACCGAAGATGGCAGATCTGAAAGAGAAGCATGGCGAAGATCGTCAGAAGCTGTCTCAGGCGATGATGGAGCTCTACAAGAAGGAGAAGGTCAACCCAATGGGTGGCTGTCTGCCAATTCTTGTTCAGATGCCTGTCTTTATCGCCCTGTACTGGGTACTGCAGGAGTCTATTGAGCTGCGTCAGGCTCCGTGGCTGGGCTGGATACATGACTTGTCCCAGATGGACCCATACTTCATCCTACCGCTGATCATGGGTGGTTCCATGTTCGCTCAGCAGCTGCTGAATCCAACTCCGCCAGACCCTGTTCAGGCGAAAGTGATGAAGCTGATGCCGGTTATCTTCACTGTGTTCTTCCTGTGGTTCCCGGCCGGTCTGGTACTGTACTGGATAACCAACAATACACTGTCGATTATTCAACAGTTCATCATTACCAGGAAGATTGAGAAAGAAAGTACTTAA